A portion of the Eubacterium maltosivorans genome contains these proteins:
- a CDS encoding rolling circle replication-associated protein: protein MYEKWTVEAGNTIEVKKTYAYREWQKGKPRARKSRPTSEAQKKVNRNKQEAQIRAYINENFWEGDLHIVLPYRIPERPEERAAARAHLAKFHKDLRRHCKKAEIDYKYIAVTEVGKRGAFHHHIVLNKMDTAVIAKLWPYGTVQFNHLDNRADHKKLAHYLIKYTDYEFDHYEDRKGKRRFNTSHNLIRPEPKIQAVKAERWIREPKPQKGYYIDKESVYMGKNPFNGTPYQFYRMIRLDPVNPNEKRKVRKC from the coding sequence ATGTATGAGAAGTGGACAGTAGAAGCAGGGAACACAATTGAAGTTAAAAAGACATACGCCTACCGGGAGTGGCAGAAAGGAAAACCAAGAGCAAGGAAAAGCCGGCCAACAAGCGAGGCCCAGAAGAAAGTAAACCGGAACAAGCAGGAAGCCCAGATCAGGGCATACATAAATGAGAATTTCTGGGAAGGCGACCTTCACATTGTACTGCCGTACCGGATTCCGGAAAGACCAGAAGAAAGAGCAGCGGCCAGGGCGCATCTGGCGAAGTTTCATAAAGATTTACGCCGGCACTGTAAAAAAGCCGAGATCGACTATAAATACATCGCCGTAACCGAGGTCGGAAAACGGGGCGCTTTTCATCATCACATCGTGCTCAACAAAATGGACACCGCCGTCATCGCAAAGCTATGGCCATACGGAACCGTACAGTTTAATCACCTGGATAACCGGGCCGATCATAAAAAGCTGGCACACTATCTTATCAAGTATACCGATTATGAATTTGACCACTATGAGGACCGGAAAGGAAAACGCCGTTTCAATACAAGCCATAACCTGATCCGCCCAGAACCCAAAATACAAGCCGTAAAAGCCGAGCGGTGGATCCGTGAACCCAAACCCCAAAAAGGCTACTACATCGACAAGGAATCCGTTTATATGGGGAAGAATCCATTCAATGGAACACCATACCAATTTTACAGGATGATCCGGCTGGATCCGGTCAATCCAAACGAAAAAAGAAAAGTAAGGAAGTGTTGA
- a CDS encoding DNA-binding protein, with product MESAYIKEKFKELNLLMDKDKKDYITVDVAAKFLGMDKEAFRNLACSGNIPFAIGGVSASSKYTKVPKISFYAFCVQHLPNMKYFS from the coding sequence ATGGAATCAGCCTATATAAAAGAAAAATTCAAGGAATTAAATCTACTGATGGATAAAGATAAAAAAGATTATATCACCGTAGATGTGGCTGCCAAGTTTTTAGGAATGGACAAAGAAGCCTTCCGGAATTTGGCTTGTTCTGGAAACATCCCCTTTGCAATCGGGGGTGTTTCCGCATCATCGAAATACACAAAAGTACCTAAGATAAGTTTTTATGCTTTCTGCGTACAGCACTTACCCAATATGAAATATTTTTCATAA
- a CDS encoding helix-turn-helix transcriptional regulator: MRYNNIEAERVRNELSKEQLAEKLNIALKTYYNWIDGKTPIPSTALKEMAFMFDKSIDYLLGIEKQEPKAS; the protein is encoded by the coding sequence TTGCGTTATAACAATATTGAAGCTGAACGAGTAAGAAATGAACTATCAAAAGAGCAACTCGCAGAAAAATTAAATATCGCACTAAAGACTTATTATAACTGGATTGACGGAAAGACGCCTATTCCTTCTACTGCATTGAAAGAAATGGCCTTTATGTTCGATAAAAGCATTGACTATTTGTTAGGAATCGAAAAGCAAGAACCGAAAGCCAGTTAG
- a CDS encoding XRE family transcriptional regulator, whose translation MICDKLKEIREKTGMNKKEFANYLNIKYTTYNNYETGAREPASDFLILISKKFDISIDYIMGLTDEKNILHSYELLASEMAHIEKYRSVDDFGRETVDLVLLREVSRVENQKNEKRIKIPTGTLVDFHEIKDIDDTEPCKLRPVKTTLQSLSAGCGSIGDDDQYTEINYPDEKVPDGTDFASKITGDSMEPTFFDGDIVFYELTQNLREGDIGVFRKNDENFIKEYSKNGLVSHNPAYDIIIPGMDDHIETIGKVLGKL comes from the coding sequence ATGATCTGCGATAAGCTAAAAGAAATAAGAGAAAAAACAGGCATGAATAAAAAAGAGTTTGCCAATTATCTTAATATTAAATATACAACATATAATAATTATGAAACAGGAGCTCGTGAACCTGCTTCTGATTTTCTAATTTTAATATCAAAAAAGTTTGACATTTCGATAGATTATATTATGGGGCTGACCGATGAAAAAAACATCCTTCACTCATATGAACTTTTAGCGTCCGAAATGGCGCACATAGAAAAATATCGTTCTGTTGATGATTTTGGCCGTGAAACGGTTGATCTTGTCTTGCTACGTGAAGTTTCACGTGTTGAGAATCAGAAAAACGAAAAACGTATAAAAATTCCTACCGGCACATTGGTAGATTTCCACGAAATCAAAGATATTGACGATACAGAGCCTTGTAAGCTTCGCCCCGTAAAAACTACATTACAGTCTCTTTCTGCTGGCTGCGGCTCCATCGGTGACGATGATCAATATACGGAAATTAACTACCCAGACGAAAAGGTTCCAGACGGTACAGACTTTGCATCGAAGATCACTGGCGATAGTATGGAACCAACATTTTTCGATGGCGATATTGTTTTCTATGAACTGACTCAAAATCTGCGGGAAGGTGATATCGGTGTATTTAGAAAGAATGATGAAAACTTTATAAAAGAATATAGTAAGAATGGCCTTGTCTCCCATAATCCGGCATACGATATTATTATACCGGGTATGGATGACCATATAGAAACTATTGGCAAGGTATTAGGAAAACTTTAA